GGAGAGCGACCACGTGGCGTTCACCGCGCACGGCCACCCCGAGCGCATCACGCTGCACAACGCTCGGCCGGCGGATGGCGAGCTGATCTCGGAGGGCGAGGCGCGCGCGCTGGCGCAGTGGCAACTGCCTTTCGTCGACGACGGCGGTGTGGCCGCGGTGCTCGTCGGACGCGTGCTCGAGCGCTTGCAGCCCGACGAGGCCGAGGGCGAGTCCGAGCCGAAGGAGGGCAGTTGAGCGAATTGCACCTGCGCCTCGCCGGCGTGACGCGGCTCGCGCTCGATGGGCGCGGCCCGCGCGACGGCTACGTGTTCGATCCGCACCGGCTCGCGTTGCCGTGCTGGGCGCTCGCGCTTCAGGAGCACAACGCGGGCCCGGCGCTGCTGGTGACGTTCGATCGCCACCTCGATCTCGCCGTCCCCAAGGAGCCCACGCGCGTGCCGGAGCGCGAAGCGGGCGTGCTCGCCCTCGATGCGCACGCGCGGCTCGAGCTCGACGTGCGCAACATCGATCACATCGTCGCGGCCATGGAGGCCGGCGTGGTGGGCGACGTGCTGTGCTTCGCGCGCGCGCGTCCGCAGGGCGCGCTCGAGAGCGGCACCTACGCCGATCGGCGGGGCAGGGCGCACCACATCGACGTCGCGCCCACGCTCGAGGATTGGCTCGATGGCGGCGGCCGGCTCGCGCACGATGGCCCCGCACTGCTCGACATCGACCTCGACTGCTTCAGCTCACCGAGCGACGCGGATCCGCGCGCGATTCTCCCTTGGCCACAGGAGCTCGTGCGCGACGCGCTGCTGCCCGAGGGCTCGGCCGACTTCTGGGGCGCCCTGCTCCCGAAGACGCTCGCCCTCACGCTCGCGCGCGAGCCGTACCACGTGGGCGGGCTCCTGGCTGCCAATCGGCTCTTCGAGGTGGCGGCGCCGGTGCTGTTCGAGGAGCTGCTGGGCGGGCGAGTTCCGTAGCTGGCGCGCGAAATCGCTGCTATCCACGTGCGTCATGGGCTTGCGCCTCGTTCCCCTCGGCGGTCTGGGCGAGATCGGCATGAACGCGATGGTGGTCGAGGCCAATGGCCGTCGACTGCTCGTGGATTGCGGCGTGCTCTTTCCGCGGCTCGAGCGCGGCCGCGGCTTCGACGTCTACGTTCCCGACCTCACCTACTTGCGCCAGCAGCTCGGCGCGCTCGACGCCATCGTCATCACCCACGGCCACGAAGACCACCTCGGCGCGCTGCCGCTGCTGCTCCGCGAAGTGCAGGTGCCGGTGTACGGCGGGCCGTTCGCGCTGCGGCTCCTGGAGAATCGCCTCGAGGAGTACGACATCGAGGCGGATCTCCACACGATGCGCGCCGGCGATCGCTTCTCGGCGGGCCCGTTCGAGGTGGAGTCGATCCACGTCAACCACAGCATCCCGGATGCGATGGGGCTCGCCATTCGCGGCGAGTTCGGCGCGGTCGTCCACACCGGCGACTTCAAGATCGATCCCACGCCGTTCGAGGGAAAGCCCACCGACCTCGAAGCGTTCAAGCGCGCGCGCGGCGCGACCGTTCTCCTCAGTGACTCGACGAACGCTGAGCGCGAGGGCACGACGCCCAGCGAGACGGTGGTGGCCAAGACGCTGCGCGAGATCGTCGAGGGCGCGACCGGACGCGTGGTGATCACCATGTTCGCGTCGCACCTCATTCGGCTGCAGCAGTTGATCGAGGTCTGCGCCGCCACCAACCGCAAGCTCGTCGTGGTCGGCCGCGGCATGACCGAGAACCTGCGCATCGGGCAAGAGCTCGGGATGCTCCGCGGCGCGAGCGCGGTGGTGATTCACGAGGACCAGCTCGACCAGCTCAAGCCGCACGAGGTGATGCTCGCGACGACGGGCGCGCAAGGCGAGCCGCGCTCGGCGCTCTGGCGCATGACCTTCGACCCGGAGTGGAAGCACCGCATCCGCGCGGGCGACCTCGTCGTCTTCTCGGCTCGCGCGATTCCCGGCAACGAGCTCTCCATCCAGGAGCTGGTGAACGGGCTCTGGGAGCGGGGCGCCACCGTGCTCACCGGGGAGAGCCACATCGGCGATGGGCACATCCACGTGTCCGGCCACGCATCGCGGGACGAGCAGAGGCAGATCCTCGAGGCGGTTCGGCCCGAGACCTTCATTCCCATTCACGGCGAGGCGCGGCAGCTCGCGCGGCACATCCACCTGGCGCGCGAGGCCGTGCCCGATGCGCAGTGCCTGCTCGCGCGCGACGGCGACATCGTGGACTTCGCCGCGCCCGGGTCCGCGCAGGTCACGGGGCAGGCGCCGTTCGGCCGCGTGGCCCAGGCGACGCGCGCCGGCCCGCTCGTGCCGCGTGAAACCATTCTGTTACGTGGGCAGCTCTCCGAGGGCGGCGTGGTGAGCGTGCTGCTGCTCATCGATCGCTCGAGCGGCATGCTCCTGCGCTCACCCGAGCTGCACGGGCTGGGCCTGGTGGATCCGAACGGGCTCATGCTGCTTCGCGCGCGAGAGGACGTTCGCGACGAGCTGGCGACGCTCTCGGACTATGCGCGCCGCGACCCCAACGAGATCCGCGAGGCCGCCATCCGCGCGGTGCAGCGCACGTTCCGCAAGCAATATGAGCGTCGGCCCGCGGTGCAGGCGCTCGTGGTCGAGGTTTGATGTAACCGGGAGGTTTCAAATGCCTTCGTTCGACACCGTCTCGAAGATCGATATGCAGGAGCTCGACAACGGCATCAACCAAGCCAAGAAGGAGATCGGCTCGCGCTACGACTTCCAGGGCGCGCAGGCCACCATCGAGCTCGCACCGGATAAGAAGACCATCCAGCTCAAGGCCATCAACGAAGGCAAGTTGGAGGCCACGCGCGAGGTGCTGTACCAGAAGATCGCCAAGCGCGGCGTGAGCCTCACCCATGTCGAGACCGGCAAGATGGAGCCGGGCGCCGGCCAGAGCATGAAGCAGACGATCACGCTCGTTCAGGGCATCGCCATCGAGAAGGCCAAGAAGCTCGTGGCCGCCGTGAAGGATTCGAAGCTCAAGGTGCAGGCCAGCATCCAGGGCGATTCGGTGCGCGTCACCAGCAAGAGCCGCGACGAGCTGCAGGAGTGCATGAAGCTGCTGCGCTCGAAGCAGGACGAGTTCCAGATCACGCTCTCGTTCGAGAACTTCCGAGACTAGCGCGACGCGACTTCGGCCAGCTCGGCGAGGTCGCGCACGGCGAGGTGGTGCGGCCCGGGTCGCGCGTGCGGGCGCTGGACGAACACGCACGTGAGCCCGAGCTCCATCGCGGTCTTCAGGTCGTAGTCGGCGTACGCAGACACGTGCCACCAGTCGCGCGAGAAGGGCACGTTCATCGCCTTCGACGCGTGCTGCCACACGCGCACGTCCGGCTTGTATGCGCCGACTTCCTCCGCGCAGATCCAGCCGTCCATCGGTTGCTGGAGCTGCGCCTCGACGCCCGCGCGATGCGCGAGGTCGCTGTTCGTCGTGGCCGCACAGCGCGCGATCTTCTGGAGCCTCGCCATCGCAGCCGGCGAGTCGGCGAAGAGCGGCCAGTGCCCGAGCGACGCGCCGATCGAATCGGCCTTGTCGGGCGCGAGGCCGAGCACATCGATGAGGCTCCGCGAGGTGATCTGTCGGTAGCGCTGGAACGCGCGCTGCTCCGATGCACCTTGATGATCGACGACGCGATCGAACTCGCCGTCGCGCAGCGGGCGCCCAGCAGCCGCGCACGACTCGGCCAGGCCACGACGCCAGTCGAGCACGGTGCCGAAGATGTCGAAGGTGATGAGCTGAATCACGACGCGCTGAACGAATCAGTTACGTCACTGCGCCTGCGGAAAGCTGTTCGTCGGTGGCGGGGCAGGGGGCGGCAGGTGCTTCGCCGCCTTCTTCGCTGCGCACGCCTGCACGTCTGCCGGAGCGACGACGACGCCCGGCACCTGCACGCCCGCGAAGAGCGGCTCCATGCAGTTCTTGGCGAGCCCCTTGCCGAGCTTGGCGCCGCCCTTCACGAAGCCCGCGGCGGCGCACGCGGCTTCGACGCGCTTGCAGGGATGGTCTGCGTGCGCCGTCGCTCCGAAGAGCGAGAGCGCAGCGACCAGCGAAAGGGTCTTCACGGTCACTCCCTAGAAGCGCTCGATCTCGAAGCCCGGATCGTCCGAGGCCTCGCTCTTGGCCGGCTGGGCAGCCGGCGCGGGCGCAGGCGGCTGCGACACCGGCCGCTGGGGCGCGACCGGAATGCGAGGCGCCGTCGGAATGGGCGGCGCTGCCGGAGCAGGCCGGGGCGCGGCGTGCGAGGGCGTGTGGG
This Deltaproteobacteria bacterium DNA region includes the following protein-coding sequences:
- a CDS encoding UPF0489 family protein, with protein sequence MSELHLRLAGVTRLALDGRGPRDGYVFDPHRLALPCWALALQEHNAGPALLVTFDRHLDLAVPKEPTRVPEREAGVLALDAHARLELDVRNIDHIVAAMEAGVVGDVLCFARARPQGALESGTYADRRGRAHHIDVAPTLEDWLDGGGRLAHDGPALLDIDLDCFSSPSDADPRAILPWPQELVRDALLPEGSADFWGALLPKTLALTLAREPYHVGGLLAANRLFEVAAPVLFEELLGGRVP
- a CDS encoding ribonuclease J codes for the protein MGLRLVPLGGLGEIGMNAMVVEANGRRLLVDCGVLFPRLERGRGFDVYVPDLTYLRQQLGALDAIVITHGHEDHLGALPLLLREVQVPVYGGPFALRLLENRLEEYDIEADLHTMRAGDRFSAGPFEVESIHVNHSIPDAMGLAIRGEFGAVVHTGDFKIDPTPFEGKPTDLEAFKRARGATVLLSDSTNAEREGTTPSETVVAKTLREIVEGATGRVVITMFASHLIRLQQLIEVCAATNRKLVVVGRGMTENLRIGQELGMLRGASAVVIHEDQLDQLKPHEVMLATTGAQGEPRSALWRMTFDPEWKHRIRAGDLVVFSARAIPGNELSIQELVNGLWERGATVLTGESHIGDGHIHVSGHASRDEQRQILEAVRPETFIPIHGEARQLARHIHLAREAVPDAQCLLARDGDIVDFAAPGSAQVTGQAPFGRVAQATRAGPLVPRETILLRGQLSEGGVVSVLLLIDRSSGMLLRSPELHGLGLVDPNGLMLLRAREDVRDELATLSDYARRDPNEIREAAIRAVQRTFRKQYERRPAVQALVVEV
- a CDS encoding YajQ family cyclic di-GMP-binding protein, whose amino-acid sequence is MPSFDTVSKIDMQELDNGINQAKKEIGSRYDFQGAQATIELAPDKKTIQLKAINEGKLEATREVLYQKIAKRGVSLTHVETGKMEPGAGQSMKQTITLVQGIAIEKAKKLVAAVKDSKLKVQASIQGDSVRVTSKSRDELQECMKLLRSKQDEFQITLSFENFRD
- a CDS encoding HAD-IA family hydrolase, with the translated sequence MIQLITFDIFGTVLDWRRGLAESCAAAGRPLRDGEFDRVVDHQGASEQRAFQRYRQITSRSLIDVLGLAPDKADSIGASLGHWPLFADSPAAMARLQKIARCAATTNSDLAHRAGVEAQLQQPMDGWICAEEVGAYKPDVRVWQHASKAMNVPFSRDWWHVSAYADYDLKTAMELGLTCVFVQRPHARPGPHHLAVRDLAELAEVASR